In Nitrosopumilus sp., one DNA window encodes the following:
- a CDS encoding class I SAM-dependent methyltransferase — protein MIKGSPKNLVPKFFNNTANSYDQIVNWTTFGKDSFWKHKILEHISAEKTVLDLACGTGILTKQIAEKLPHAEILGVDITQGYLEKAKEKLISHEKISFIHQDAEKLKLEKKFACITASYLPKYCTPDVLIKNCLDHLDVCGKIILHDFTYPKIRIVRKMWDFYFKLLNLTVFFIPNWKQVFLDLPHLIRTSNWVQEYEETMKKYGLKTYKQNLTWGSSTILVGIKIT, from the coding sequence ATGATTAAAGGAAGCCCAAAGAATCTAGTCCCAAAATTTTTTAATAATACTGCCAATTCATATGATCAAATCGTTAATTGGACTACTTTTGGCAAAGATAGTTTTTGGAAACATAAAATTTTAGAGCATATATCAGCTGAAAAAACTGTATTAGATCTTGCTTGTGGTACAGGTATTCTCACAAAACAAATTGCAGAAAAGCTTCCACATGCAGAAATTTTGGGTGTAGATATTACTCAAGGATATCTTGAAAAAGCTAAGGAAAAATTAATTTCACATGAAAAAATTTCTTTTATACATCAGGATGCTGAAAAACTTAAGTTAGAAAAAAAGTTCGCTTGTATTACTGCATCATACTTGCCAAAATATTGCACTCCTGATGTTCTAATTAAAAATTGTCTTGATCATCTTGATGTATGTGGAAAAATAATTTTACATGATTTTACATATCCAAAAATTAGAATAGTGCGTAAAATGTGGGATTTTTATTTCAAACTGCTAAATCTTACCGTCTTTTTTATCCCCAACTGGAAACAAGTTTTTCTTGATTTGCCTCATTTAATAAGAACTTCAAATTGGGTACAGGAATATGAAGAAACTATGAAAAAGTATGGACTAAAAACCTACAAGCAAAATTTGACATGGGGATCTTCAACCATACTTGTTGGAATCAAAATCACTTAG